The DNA sequence ATTGGAGAGGCTGGTTATGTACATGGGGGGTGGCCATTTAAAGCATTTATGGGAGGTGCTATTGATTTAGCCAATTTTGAGAAAGATTTGTTTTATCTATACCAAAGTCAATGGACAACAAAACCAATGATACATATGTTGCCACATTGGACACACCCTAAAGTAGAACTTGGTACAAAAATTCCAGTTTGGGTATATTCTAATACCGATGAGGTAGAATTATTTTTTAATGATACATCATTAGGAAAGCAAAAACCAGGAACCAAATGGGATATTATGCAATGTCAATGGATGGTAAAATGGCAACCAGGAACATTAAAAGCTGTCGGTTATAAGGAGGGTGTTGTTGTTTCAGAAGAAATAGTAAAAACAGCTAATGAACCAGCAAAAATTAAACTATCAATTGATGGAGAAGCTATAGGAAATATAGCAAATGATATGGTACAAGTGCGAGTTTCAGCAACCGATAGTGTTGGCACTTTTTATCCATATGGTGAAAACCGAACGTACTTTAATGTTGTAGGAAATGGGAGAATTAAAGCATTAGATAATGGAAGTCCTGTAGATGTAGAACAGCATGTGGGACCGAATCATAGAAAAGCTTTTTATGGTTTAACACGTGCATATATTGAATCTACCAAAGAAACAGGTGATATTAATTTAATAGCGAGTTGTATTTTAGGTGAAAAAAAACAAATTACTTCTAATATAGTGCGTATTGATACGCAAATAATCAATTTAAGAGGTGAAAAAATTCAACCTAAAATAGAGATTTATTACACTACCAACGGAGAAGAGCCCACTATCAATTCCAATAAATATATTAAAGGTTTCAAAATAGCCCCAGAAACCGTAGTAAAGGCCTTATTAATAGTTAATGGGAAGCCAACCCAAATTCTTGAAGAACATTTTGGTAAAAACGAAGGCTTTACTTGGAATGAAAATGCAAGTACTAATGATGATATTGGTGAACAGGCTGAAGCTGCTATTTTATCAGGAGCTGAAATTTTATCAAAAGGGAGCAATTTTAAAGGAACAGGTTTTGTGAGTTTAAATAAAGTTGAATCTGCTATTTCCTGGTATCAAGAAAATGATGGTAATGCAGGATATTTTGACTTAAATATTCGTTATAGTACTAAAAATCCAAATTTAAAGGAGAATTCACTTAAAATATCTGTGAATGATAAAGTAGTAATTGACAGATTCGTATTATCAAATTCAGATAATTTAGGATACACTTGGGATGAAATAAAGCATTCTATTTATTTAGATCGTGGAGCAAATACCATAAAAATTGAGTCTTTAGATAATGAAATAATTTATATTGATGAGATTCGTATTAAATAAAAACAGAAATCTGAATTTTTTACTGCAGATTTCGAGCGTACTAAAATCTTTATTCAAAAAACTATCAACTCCAACGAAATTATAATGTAGATTTTTACATACATTGATTTTAACATTAGTAGGTTGCTAAAGGTAAACAATACTATAAATTAAAGTGGAAAGAATTGTATTTCTGTTAGTGTGGCATCTAATTATAGAAATTTCAAAACACTGAAAATAAAGTTTTTATGTTAAAAACGTGAGTTCAAACACCTAACTATTCAATACAAAAGAAATTGCATTTGATAATAGAGAATTGTTATAACTTATGAAATATTAGAAACAAGTATTTTTTATAATGTACCATTAGGTCTTTCAAATCAAATTTATTTTAAGAGTTTTGGTTAGGGTGATTGAGAGTCGTAATTAAAGAGACTCTCATTTATTTAAAACAGATCTAAGAGTAAAAGTATTAACATCCGCAGTCTTAGTGTCACTAATAGTCTTTCAGCCCAAGCATTCTTTGCGAAAAATGTAATACCTATTTATATCAATTCAGTTACTGATGCTCTAATTCAAGCAGTTTAATCAAATCTTCCTTTTTATTACAGTTTTAAGCGGTTGCTTGTGCAAAGAGCATTTTGAAAAGATTAAAACAATTGATATAGGCTGATTTTTAATAGGAATTATTTGTCAGTATCTGATTATGAGGTTTTTATAAGAGGGGGTGAGTTGCTAAAAATGAGTATGCTATTTGGAATAATATAATTAAAATAAATTAATATGTTTTAAAAAATAAAGAATAAACTTACAAAAAAAATATTAATCGTTCTCATAAAGTGGAATAGAGTTATAAATGATCATTTCGCAACATTTGTATCCCTCATTTGAGAATTTTACCACTGCAAAATGTGTTAAAAATTCTTAAAATTACATTCTATTAGACATTGAACCATTTAATAACTAATAACTAAACAAACTAAATTATTTCATGAATATGAGAACAGATTGTAAAGAGTTTTTTTTTCGTTTTTTAAATAAAACAATGAAAATACCTATTAGGCTATTCAGCGCATCGTTATGTGTTATTTTAATTTGTATACCACATGTTTTGTTGGCTATAAATAAAGAATTTTCTAGCGTTGAGGTCCAGCAAGATATCATAATAAAAGGGAAAGTACTGGATGAATTAGGAGTACCATTGGTAGGAGCTACCATTATTCAACAAGGCACATCAAAAGGAACCACTGTAGATTTTGATGGACAATTTAGCTTAAAAGTTGATTACAATTCTAATATAGAAATTAGTTATATAGGCTATAAAACAAAAGTTATTGCTAATATTATTTCTGCTTCTACAGTAACAATAGATATGGAACCCGATACCACAAGTTTAAACGAGATAGTAATTGTTGGTTTCTCTACCCAAACAAAACAAACTTTGGTTGGAGCTGTAGAATCTATTAAAGGAGAATCCTTACAACAAGTTGGTTCTGTAAGTACCATTTCAGAATCCTTACAAGGTGCCATTCCTGGATTAACAGCAATTAGCAGCAGTGGCAAACCAGGTGCCGATGCTGCCGATTTGTATTTAAGAGGGCGTTCATCTTGGCAAGGTGATGGCGGGCCACTAACATTAGTAGATGGTATTGAACGTGATATAAACAATTTGGATCCTAATGAAATTGCAACTATTTCTGTTTTAAAAGATGCATCTGCCACGGCAGTTTATGGTGTAAGAGGTGCAAATGGTGTTATCTTAATTACAACAAAACGAGGTAAGATAGGAACTCCTAAATTTAATTTCAATACCAATATTGGTTTTAAACAATCTACCGCAAAGCCACGTTTTGCAGATTATATTACTGCTCAAAATTTATATAATGAAGCAGCGGCTAATGATAAAAATTGGGGACAATTAATTCCTGAATCCACAATTACTGCATGGGAAGAAAATTATGAGCAAAGAGGACCATACAATATATATTTTCCAGAAGTGGCTTGGACAGATGAGATTATGGGTACAGGTTTAGAGCAAACTTATAATATGAGTATGAGCGGTGGGTCTACGTTAGTAAAATATTTCGTGTCTTTAGGATATAGAAATGATGGTGATATTTTTAAAACAACACCCAATGAAGATTATGACCCTGCTTTTGGTTTACAAAAGTACAATTGGCGTTCTAATTTTGATTTTGATGTAACACCAACAACAAAGTTTAGTATAAATTTCTCTGGAAATTACAGAGAAAGAACCCAGCCAGGTTATCGTATTGATGGCGGAGGAGAAGATGGTTTTGGGCAATCCCAATTCTTTTCTTTATTGTTTACGGCACCTAGGAATTTGTTTCCTATTACTGATGAAGAAGGTATTTATGGCGATAGTACAACAGGAGAATCGAACGTTATAATGGCGCTGAATGAAGGAGGCAAAAGAACCTATCAATATTTTCAAGGTTTCTATGATGCCGAAGTAACTCAAGGTTTGGATTTTTTAACGAAAGGACTGGATTTTAAAGGAAGTATTAATTATTCCTCTGAATCAAGTTACGAAAAACGAATACTTCGAGGTGGTCTTGGGTCTGCAGGTGTTGGGATTATTAGATATTATAGAACTTATGATTATTCCAATCCTACCGTTGGAGCAGATGGGCAGGTTGACTATCCTATATTAAATGAAATTAGATTTCCAGATGATACCTCACAAGGTGATCCCGTAACAGCAACAACTCCAAGTTTGTACGCTTACGGAAGAAGATTGAATTATAAATTTCAATTTAATTATAAGCGCCTTTTTGGAAACCACAGCGTTAGTGCCAATGCTATAATGTGGAGGCAATTAGATACATACAGAACGAGTTACTCTGCCAAAAGAGAAGAATGGATTGGACGTGTAAATTATTATTATAAAAATCGTTATCTATTAGAGGCTAATGGCTCTTATTCTGGTTCAGAAAAGTTTGCAGAAGGACAACGATTTGGTTTCTTTCCTTCAATTGGCTTAGGATGGGTAGCCTCAGAAGAGCCAATTATTAAAAAAATGACTGAAAACTGGTTAGATTTATTTAAAATTAACTTTTCTTACGGTATAACAGGTGACGATCCAGGAGCGCGTTTTCAATATTTTCAATCCTTTGGAATAGCCAATGCTGGTATTAATTTAGGCTATGATAATTTAACAAACTATGGACCAAGATATACAGAAGGTGCTTTAGCTAATTTAAATTCAACTTGGGAAGAAAGTAAAGTATACAACCTAAGTTTTAAACTAGATGCATTGAAAAAAATAGAATTTAGTTTAGACTTATATAAAGAACAAAGAACAGGTATTTTAATGGATGTTAGGCTCCCTACTTTTGTAGGTGTTCCAGATTTAGCAACTGGTAATATTGGAGAAACCAAAAAACATGGTTACGAAATGCAAGTGGCTTGGAAAGATAATATTACTGAAAACCTTAAATATAGAGTTAATTTTAACACCGCTTTTTCTGAAAATAGAGTGGTATATAGAAATGATCCACGCTTAAAACCTGAATATTTACAACAAGCAGGAAAACCAATTGGTTGGTCTAGCAGATTGTTAGAAGCTGGTTTGTACCAAAGTTTGGATGATATTTATAATGGGGCAACACCTAGTTTAGGTATTTCACAAGGAAATTTAATACCAGGAGATGCTTTATATGTAGATTATAACGGAGATGGTGTCATAACAAATGCAGATAATGTGGCCATGGATAAAAATATTGGCTTCCCGTTACGAACCTATTCATTAGGGATTAATCTGGATTATAAGAATTTTGCATTATCAGCTAATTTTTATGGTGTTTCAGATGTGGGGTATATTATTCCAAATGTTTATTATTTCAATTTTATAAATTTTATTCAAGCTAATGAAGATGTAGGTGATCGATGGACCCCAAATAATGCCACAGCAACAAAACCAGCGTTGCATTTAACCGATACACATAACAGAACGGCAAGTACTCTAACCTATGCAGATGGTTCTTACATTAGGTTGAAAAGTGTTGAGTTAAGTTATAGGTTTGAAAAAGGAGCCGTAAAAAAGTTAGGCTTAACTTCAGCACAACTATATGCTAATGGTAATAATTTATACACATGGTCTAAGTTAAATAATGATCAGTTAGATCCTGAATCAGGAGGAACAGGTGATTACCCGATAGTAAAGAGATTTAGTTTAGGTTTAAGAGTTGCATTTTAATTTAAGAAGACATAAAAATGAAAATATATAAAATATGGATGCTCATAGCTTTTATAAGTGTGGCATCTTGCGAAGATTTTTTAGATGTTAATCCTGATTTAGGACTTACAGAAGAGGATGTATTCTCAAGTTATGAATCAACTCGAGGGTATTTAGATAATTGTTATGAAGTTCTTTTGGATATTCATCATTGGCGTTCACAAGGATTAGATAGAACTACAATTAACGCACTTTCCGATGAAGCTGGTAGTCCCTATAACGGTAACATAGCACAAGCACTGAATTCTGGAGCCTGGTCAAATCGATGGGCTGGTATTCCTGAAATAGGTTGGGGAGGAACTGCAGGCTACGACCAAGGTTCGGCATTTACCAATGCTGTGTTTGCCATTAGAATTACCAATAAAGTAATTACTCGATTAGAAGATAGCCAAGTACCAGGTGTTTCTGAGAAACAAACAGCTGAATTGTTAGGTCAGGCCTACTTTTTTAGGGCGTGGTATTATTTTCAAATTATACAACGTGCAGGTGGTATGCCAGCTTTAGATAAAGCATTTTCTTCTAATGATAATACGGATTTAGAGCGTTTAACATATTCACAAAGTTCAGAGTTGCTAATTGAAGATTTAAATAAAGCTATACCTCTTTTACCAGATGTATGGAACGAAAACGAATTTGGTCGTGTTACTAAAGGGGCAGCTATGGCTGTAAAATCAATGGCCACATTATATGCAGCTAGTCCATTAATGCAAAACGATATCTCTAGCACTCAGTATTTAAGTTATAGTCAAGCTTGGACAGAACGCGCAGCAGAATATGCTAATGATGTTATTAAATATATTAATGCGGGGTCTGGCGGTGCTAACTTTAGATTAATGGATAAATCGGAATATAAAAACATATTCTATACTGATGGTATTCAGGCCTCTCCAGAGTCTATTTGGTTTCGATTAGATGCAGGAAAACGTTCTAGTCAATCTAGGGGCTTACGTTGTAATTATATTCCTCAATACTTTTCTGGAGGGACAGGTAATGATGCTACGGCCTATTCCAATCCTACTCAAAATATAGTAGATATGTTTGAGGTTATTAATGGAACATCAGCTTATCCAATAAGTGATTCTAGATCTGGCTATAATCCTACAAATCCGTTTGTAAATAGAGATCCAAGGTTTTATAACAATGTTATTGTTCCTGGTGAAGAATGGGGGGTAAATGCAAGTGGTCAAGCAATTTATCAAGAATTGTATGTGGATGGGCGTGATTACAAAATAAATTTAGCCAGTCAATACACTAAAAATAGAATGTTTACGGGTTACATGATAAAAAAGTACCTGTGGCCAGAAGCAAATAATTTTACTAAACTTTATGACATTTATGCCTTAAACTCAATTTACATTCGAGTAGCTCAAATTTATTTAGATTATGCGGAAGCTATGAATGAAGCATATGGTCCGAATGCAGATCCAAAAGGCTATGGTTTAACGGCAGTTCAAGCTGTTAATATTATTAGAAATAGAGTTGACATGCCAAACGTATTGGCAGAATTTACTACCAATAAAGATGTTTTTAGAGATAGAATTAGAAACGAACGTGCCGTAGAACTTATGTGGGAAAATCACAGATGGCATGATTTAAGGCGTTGGATGATTGCTGAAGATGTTTTTAAAAATCCAATAAGAGGTTTAGTAGCTACGCCTCCAACGGGCCATGCTGGTGTTGCAGATAAAAGCACACTAAACTTTACATACGAGTATATTGATTTACCAACGGAACAGCGTGTTTTCAATTTAAGAAATTATTGGTACCCGGTGTCTGAAACTGATGCGCAAGATTTGTTTAACTATAAACAAAATCCAGGATGGTAATTATTAATACTTTAAAAGAAATTAAAATAATGGAGAATTATAAAATCAAATTAATATCTGCTTTTTTTGTTTTGATAATGGTGAACTTAAATAGTTATGTTCATGCTCAAGAAGTAGTATCCTTAACTATTCAATCTATTTTGGTTGATGAAAACGATAATCCAATCCCTGATGCATTGATTGTTTTGGGTGATGGATTAGTGGAAACACATTCCGATTTACAAGGCAATTTTTCTATAAAAGCAATGCCAGAAAATATTATGTTAATCAGTGCAAATGGCTACCAAAGTAAAACAGTCTATTTAAAATCAGAAAAGGTAGAAAGTAAAACTATACTTAAAAAAGCTGCCCTTTTCACAGGCGATGAGCATGTTATTAGGCTTCCTGCAAATACAAAAACAACGCAGCGTGCTCTAACAGGTGCTGTAAGTAAAGTGTCAGGTAAAGAGTTAGAGTCTCAACCAGATGTAGTTTTTCATAATGCATTACAAGGTAGGTTAGCTGGTGTTTCTACACAAATGACTACTAATGGATTGGGTAACAATCAGCCTAATATTTATGTCCGTGGTTTAGGAAGGCAATCGGCTAATACTGCACTGACTATTGTAGATGGTATAGAACGTCCTTTAGAGTTTTTAACAGCTGAGGAAATTGAAAGTATAGAAGTTTTAAAAGATGCTACAGCTAAAATATTATACGGCCCGCGTGCCGCTAATGGTGTAATATTGGTAACAACTAAAAAAGGGCGTGTTGATACGCAAGTAATTAAAGCATCTTTAGAATATGGTACTAATATGAATACCAGAATGGCTAAATATTTAAATAGTGGAGATTACGCTACGCTTTATAATGAAGCTTTAGGAAATGATGGTTTTTTACCACTATATTCAACAACAGATATTGCGGGCTATTACGCCAGTAGTGGCGAAAATGATCAGCAATACCCTAATATTAACCATAATGATTATTTCTTAAATGAAAGTGCTCCAATTAGAAAAGTAAATTTTGAATATTCAGGGGGGACTAATGAATCGCAATATGGGGTTTATTTAGGTTATATTGGTACTAATGGTATCGAAAAAATAGGAGAACAAGTATCTCAAGATAGAATTAATGTTCGTGGTAATTTAGATTTTAAAATATCTGATAATCTTGTAGGTCATATTGAAGGTAATGGTATAATCGAATCTAGAAAATGGGGTAAATTAGGTCAGGATCAAATTTTCGGTAAAATAAATACAGAACGACCTAATGAGTTTCCATTATTAATTCAAGATCCTAATTTTAGCGGAGAAGCTGCTTCTTTAGGTGATGAAATTATTCCACCATTAGGGGGGTCTTATCAAAATAAACAAAGTCTTTATGGTGATATGATGTATGGTGGTTACCAAGAATATCAATTCTTTTATGGACAAACTAACTTTGGTTTAGATTGGGACTTAAATAATACGGCAAAAGGCTTATCGGCAACTACAACACTTAATTTTGATAATTATCAATACCATGCTGCCGATCAAATAAGTAACCCTATTCGCTATGCCCTTGCTTATAATGTAGATGCGAGTATGATAGAGTACACCAAATTAAATCAAAGGACTATTGAGCGCGACCGGACTGAAAGGAGTAGCAATATTACAAGATCGTTAGGGTGGACTTCAAATTTAAAGTATAAATTAAAGATAAATAAGGACAATCAGTTAATTGCAGATTTATCGTATTTCTACTATTTAAATCAAGAAAATTCAAGACGTCAGCATATTAAAAATGGGAACACAGCTTTAAAAACGAATTATGCTTATAAAAACAAGTTGTTTTTTGAATTAACTTATGCTTTAATGGAAAGTAATAAATTTGTTGGAAAAAACAGACTGTTTTTATCACACGCGGTTGGTGCTGCTTGGGTAATCAGTGAAGAGCCTTTTATGAGTTCTTATAAAGCGATTGATTTTCTGAAACTAAAATCAAGCTACGGAATATTAGGATACGATGCAGCAACTGATTTTTATTTATATGAAACACGTTATTCTAGAAATGGGACTATTAGTTTAGGTGAACGAAACTCTGCAAGTGCCGTAAGAACTGGGTTTGATAATTTTGGAAATCCTAATTTAGTTTGGGAAAAATCAAAAGAATTTAATGTTGGTATTGAAGGTTTAGTATTTAATAAAGCCTTACAATTCGAGTTCAACTATTTTCATGAAACTAGAGATGATATTATTTCTTCTAATCCTTCATCTACTACATCCTCTATTGTTGGGGCAATTAAAATACCAGAAAACATAGGGACGGTAGCAAATCAAGGGATTGATGGAAGCGTAAATTGGTTTAAAAATTTTGGTGCGTTAAAATTAAACTTTGGTGCTAACTTTTTGATTTCTAAAAATAACGTAAAATCTGCCGATGCCATTAATAATATTGATGTTAATTTAAATGTTGAGGGGCGTGCTTCCGATGTTATTTTTGGATATGTATCTAATGGGCTTTTTAAAACTCAGCAAGAGGTTGATGCTGCACCTATACAAAACTTAGGACCTTATGGTATTGGAAATATTTCGTATAAAGATTTAAATAACGATGGGGTTATTAATGAACAGGATAGAACTGTTATTGGCAACAGTTTTCCTAGGTCTAGTTTTGGAGTTAATTTAGATGCACAATATAAAGGCTTTGGAGTGTCTGTTTTAGGTGTTGCAGATTCTGGAGTTGATATGATTAAGAGTAATTCTTATTACAGAAACAATGGCGAAGGTAAATACTCTGTGTTGGCGTCGGATAGATTTCATTCTGTAAATAATCCTAACGGTACGCAGCCAATTCTGACTACTTTAAATCCTATAAATGATACTGTGTCATCAACATTTTGGATGGAAAACGCAGCTTTTTTTAGATTAAAAAATGTAGAGTTAAGCTATTCCTTTTCAAATGATTTATGGTTGGCTAAAACAACACGATTTTATATAAGAGGTACAAACCTTTTTGTGTTATCTAGTGTGAAAGATTTAGACCCTGAAGTTCCAAATTCAGGTGTAACTAATTACCCTTTGTTTAGAACTTTGACTGCAGGTGTATCTGTAGCATTTTAAAAAAATAAGAAAAGATGAAAAATAATTTTATAAAAATTATATTTATTGTATTCGCAATACTAAATATAGCCTGTTCATTTGAACCGGAAATAGAAAATACCTTTGATGAAGATTATGCTTTTGGATTGCCCGAAAATATGGAAGGCCTCCTTCTTAATGCCTACGGAAATTTACCAAATACTATTATAGATGGATATGGAGGCGACTTTTTAGATGCTGCTACCGATAATGCAGTTACAAATAGTTATTCTAATGGGATTTTTCGTATAGGTTCAGGAGGGTTAACATCAAATAATAACCCAATTGGTCAATGGGATAATGCCTATAATCAATTAAGAAATATTCACATATTCTTTGAAAACGGATTAGGAGATGGTGTTATTTATGATATCACATCAGAAACAGAAGATCAATTAAAAAGAGATAATTTAAAGGGAGAAGCATACTATTTACGTGCTTGGTGGAGTTTCCATTTACTACAAGTTTATGGTGGAAAAACAGCTACTGGTGAAGCCTTAGGGTATCCAATTGTTTTAAAATCCTTATCGCAAGAAGAAGCAACAGATTTTGAATCTGTAAAACGAAATTCTTACGAAGAATGTATAGCTCAAATTATAAAAGATATTGATTCTTCTATTGTTTATCTGCCTTTCAAATATACAGGTTCAAACCCTACTACAGGTATTAATAACTTAGGAAGAGCAGACCAACAAGTAGCTTTAGCATTAAAATCAAGAGTATCTTTATATGCTGCCAGTCCAGCTTATCAATCAGATGATGTGGTGTCTCTTACAGGTATGGGGCAATTTTCAGTAGTAGACCAAACCACATATATTAATAAATGGACAACAGCGGCTGTGTATGCACAAGACGCCATTAATAAAATTGGTGCTTTTTCAAGTTTGTCGGAATCAGATTTTGATAGCAATACTACACCAACAGAATTTATTTGGAGAAGTTTTTTTACTAATTCTAATTTAGAAAACAATAATTATCCAATAGCAGAATTTGGAGCAGCAAGAACAGGGCCATCTCAAAATTTAGTAAATGCCTTTTATTCTCAAAATGGCTATCCAATTCATGATGCTCGATCAAACTATGATGAAACTAACCCTTATGATAACAGAGATCCTAGGTTGTATTTAAACGTTTTATATAACGGCAGTAGTTTTAATAACAGGGATTTAGAAACCTTTGTAGGAGGTTTAGATTCCAAAGAAAAGTTTTCTGGAAACACAAGAACGGGGTATTATGTTAGAAAATGGTTATCATTACAACCAGGTTTAATAAGTGTAGATAACTCTAGTAGTTCACGGCACTATAATCCTTACTTTCGTAGAACCGAGCTATATTTAAACCTTGCTGAGGCTGCTAATGAAGCCTTTGGTCCTACAGGTGTAGGGACTGGTGTTACACAAAATGCTATAAGTATAATTAAATCTATTAGAACAAAAGCAGGAATTACTGATAATACCTATGTGGATGAAGTTGCAGCTTTAGGAAAAGATGAATTTAGAAAATTGATCCAAAATGAGAGACGTTTAGAATTAGCGTTCGAGAACCATAGATATTTTGACCTTAGAAGGAACTTGTTGCCTTTGGATGAAACAGTCAAGGGTATAAAAATAACTAAAAACACCGATGATTCTTTAAACTTTGTTGAGGTGGATGTTGAAGAACGAAATTTTAATAGTTTAAAGTATTATTATGCGCCACTACCCTATGATGAGCTATCAAAAAGCCCTAATTTAATAAATAACTTAGGTTGGTAAAATTAATTCAAAATGAACATACAAATGAAAACATATATAAACAAAATCGCATTAGTATTGATTGTTACTGGTGCAGCATTCACTTCATGTGAATCATACGAAGATTTTACTGGAGATTTTGATAAAACAACAGTCTATTTTGCAACTCAAAAACCATTAC is a window from the Pseudalgibacter alginicilyticus genome containing:
- a CDS encoding SusC/RagA family TonB-linked outer membrane protein codes for the protein MKIPIRLFSASLCVILICIPHVLLAINKEFSSVEVQQDIIIKGKVLDELGVPLVGATIIQQGTSKGTTVDFDGQFSLKVDYNSNIEISYIGYKTKVIANIISASTVTIDMEPDTTSLNEIVIVGFSTQTKQTLVGAVESIKGESLQQVGSVSTISESLQGAIPGLTAISSSGKPGADAADLYLRGRSSWQGDGGPLTLVDGIERDINNLDPNEIATISVLKDASATAVYGVRGANGVILITTKRGKIGTPKFNFNTNIGFKQSTAKPRFADYITAQNLYNEAAANDKNWGQLIPESTITAWEENYEQRGPYNIYFPEVAWTDEIMGTGLEQTYNMSMSGGSTLVKYFVSLGYRNDGDIFKTTPNEDYDPAFGLQKYNWRSNFDFDVTPTTKFSINFSGNYRERTQPGYRIDGGGEDGFGQSQFFSLLFTAPRNLFPITDEEGIYGDSTTGESNVIMALNEGGKRTYQYFQGFYDAEVTQGLDFLTKGLDFKGSINYSSESSYEKRILRGGLGSAGVGIIRYYRTYDYSNPTVGADGQVDYPILNEIRFPDDTSQGDPVTATTPSLYAYGRRLNYKFQFNYKRLFGNHSVSANAIMWRQLDTYRTSYSAKREEWIGRVNYYYKNRYLLEANGSYSGSEKFAEGQRFGFFPSIGLGWVASEEPIIKKMTENWLDLFKINFSYGITGDDPGARFQYFQSFGIANAGINLGYDNLTNYGPRYTEGALANLNSTWEESKVYNLSFKLDALKKIEFSLDLYKEQRTGILMDVRLPTFVGVPDLATGNIGETKKHGYEMQVAWKDNITENLKYRVNFNTAFSENRVVYRNDPRLKPEYLQQAGKPIGWSSRLLEAGLYQSLDDIYNGATPSLGISQGNLIPGDALYVDYNGDGVITNADNVAMDKNIGFPLRTYSLGINLDYKNFALSANFYGVSDVGYIIPNVYYFNFINFIQANEDVGDRWTPNNATATKPALHLTDTHNRTASTLTYADGSYIRLKSVELSYRFEKGAVKKLGLTSAQLYANGNNLYTWSKLNNDQLDPESGGTGDYPIVKRFSLGLRVAF
- a CDS encoding RagB/SusD family nutrient uptake outer membrane protein; amino-acid sequence: MKIYKIWMLIAFISVASCEDFLDVNPDLGLTEEDVFSSYESTRGYLDNCYEVLLDIHHWRSQGLDRTTINALSDEAGSPYNGNIAQALNSGAWSNRWAGIPEIGWGGTAGYDQGSAFTNAVFAIRITNKVITRLEDSQVPGVSEKQTAELLGQAYFFRAWYYFQIIQRAGGMPALDKAFSSNDNTDLERLTYSQSSELLIEDLNKAIPLLPDVWNENEFGRVTKGAAMAVKSMATLYAASPLMQNDISSTQYLSYSQAWTERAAEYANDVIKYINAGSGGANFRLMDKSEYKNIFYTDGIQASPESIWFRLDAGKRSSQSRGLRCNYIPQYFSGGTGNDATAYSNPTQNIVDMFEVINGTSAYPISDSRSGYNPTNPFVNRDPRFYNNVIVPGEEWGVNASGQAIYQELYVDGRDYKINLASQYTKNRMFTGYMIKKYLWPEANNFTKLYDIYALNSIYIRVAQIYLDYAEAMNEAYGPNADPKGYGLTAVQAVNIIRNRVDMPNVLAEFTTNKDVFRDRIRNERAVELMWENHRWHDLRRWMIAEDVFKNPIRGLVATPPTGHAGVADKSTLNFTYEYIDLPTEQRVFNLRNYWYPVSETDAQDLFNYKQNPGW
- a CDS encoding SusC/RagA family TonB-linked outer membrane protein codes for the protein MVIINTLKEIKIMENYKIKLISAFFVLIMVNLNSYVHAQEVVSLTIQSILVDENDNPIPDALIVLGDGLVETHSDLQGNFSIKAMPENIMLISANGYQSKTVYLKSEKVESKTILKKAALFTGDEHVIRLPANTKTTQRALTGAVSKVSGKELESQPDVVFHNALQGRLAGVSTQMTTNGLGNNQPNIYVRGLGRQSANTALTIVDGIERPLEFLTAEEIESIEVLKDATAKILYGPRAANGVILVTTKKGRVDTQVIKASLEYGTNMNTRMAKYLNSGDYATLYNEALGNDGFLPLYSTTDIAGYYASSGENDQQYPNINHNDYFLNESAPIRKVNFEYSGGTNESQYGVYLGYIGTNGIEKIGEQVSQDRINVRGNLDFKISDNLVGHIEGNGIIESRKWGKLGQDQIFGKINTERPNEFPLLIQDPNFSGEAASLGDEIIPPLGGSYQNKQSLYGDMMYGGYQEYQFFYGQTNFGLDWDLNNTAKGLSATTTLNFDNYQYHAADQISNPIRYALAYNVDASMIEYTKLNQRTIERDRTERSSNITRSLGWTSNLKYKLKINKDNQLIADLSYFYYLNQENSRRQHIKNGNTALKTNYAYKNKLFFELTYALMESNKFVGKNRLFLSHAVGAAWVISEEPFMSSYKAIDFLKLKSSYGILGYDAATDFYLYETRYSRNGTISLGERNSASAVRTGFDNFGNPNLVWEKSKEFNVGIEGLVFNKALQFEFNYFHETRDDIISSNPSSTTSSIVGAIKIPENIGTVANQGIDGSVNWFKNFGALKLNFGANFLISKNNVKSADAINNIDVNLNVEGRASDVIFGYVSNGLFKTQQEVDAAPIQNLGPYGIGNISYKDLNNDGVINEQDRTVIGNSFPRSSFGVNLDAQYKGFGVSVLGVADSGVDMIKSNSYYRNNGEGKYSVLASDRFHSVNNPNGTQPILTTLNPINDTVSSTFWMENAAFFRLKNVELSYSFSNDLWLAKTTRFYIRGTNLFVLSSVKDLDPEVPNSGVTNYPLFRTLTAGVSVAF
- a CDS encoding RagB/SusD family nutrient uptake outer membrane protein, whose product is MKNNFIKIIFIVFAILNIACSFEPEIENTFDEDYAFGLPENMEGLLLNAYGNLPNTIIDGYGGDFLDAATDNAVTNSYSNGIFRIGSGGLTSNNNPIGQWDNAYNQLRNIHIFFENGLGDGVIYDITSETEDQLKRDNLKGEAYYLRAWWSFHLLQVYGGKTATGEALGYPIVLKSLSQEEATDFESVKRNSYEECIAQIIKDIDSSIVYLPFKYTGSNPTTGINNLGRADQQVALALKSRVSLYAASPAYQSDDVVSLTGMGQFSVVDQTTYINKWTTAAVYAQDAINKIGAFSSLSESDFDSNTTPTEFIWRSFFTNSNLENNNYPIAEFGAARTGPSQNLVNAFYSQNGYPIHDARSNYDETNPYDNRDPRLYLNVLYNGSSFNNRDLETFVGGLDSKEKFSGNTRTGYYVRKWLSLQPGLISVDNSSSSRHYNPYFRRTELYLNLAEAANEAFGPTGVGTGVTQNAISIIKSIRTKAGITDNTYVDEVAALGKDEFRKLIQNERRLELAFENHRYFDLRRNLLPLDETVKGIKITKNTDDSLNFVEVDVEERNFNSLKYYYAPLPYDELSKSPNLINNLGW